Proteins encoded in a region of the Pseudomonadota bacterium genome:
- a CDS encoding M20/M25/M40 family metallo-hydrolase: MTMFLDDRLCRLVADRHQEQIGFLAELVRVPSDNPPGDCRRHGERAAALLAALGLEVERHEVPGELAQAHGMQAATNLIVRHRFGPGPVVALNAHGDVVPPGEGWTADPYGAEIREGWMYGRGVAVSKSDFATYAFALTALIASGMTLAGTVELHFTYDEESGGMIGPKWLLDQGLSRPDFAIAAGFSYQIVVAHNGCLHMEVSVRGKSAHAATPEAGVDALWAATEILGALYGLRESLAAKRSAIAGIRSPSLVVGLIEGGINTNVVPDLVRFRLDRRIIPEEAPVEAERELVALIHERAHAMPGITVEIRRLLEARPLVPSPGQDRLVEPLRRNAEAVFGETIEAGGVPLYTDARHYSAAGIPTVLYGAGPRSIADANAHRADERLSLTDLLRATQVMALTLADLLKA, from the coding sequence ATGACCATGTTTCTCGATGATCGTTTATGTCGGCTCGTGGCCGATCGGCACCAGGAGCAGATCGGTTTCCTAGCCGAGCTCGTGCGGGTTCCCTCCGACAATCCGCCCGGCGACTGCCGCCGCCACGGCGAGCGCGCGGCCGCGCTCTTGGCGGCGCTGGGCCTCGAGGTGGAGCGGCACGAGGTGCCGGGCGAGCTCGCCCAAGCGCACGGCATGCAGGCCGCGACCAATCTCATCGTGCGTCACCGCTTCGGTCCGGGACCGGTCGTGGCACTCAACGCCCATGGCGATGTCGTGCCGCCCGGCGAAGGATGGACCGCCGATCCCTACGGCGCCGAGATCCGCGAGGGATGGATGTATGGCCGCGGCGTTGCGGTCTCGAAATCCGACTTCGCCACCTATGCGTTCGCGCTGACGGCGCTGATCGCCAGCGGCATGACGCTTGCCGGCACGGTCGAGCTGCACTTCACCTATGATGAGGAGTCGGGCGGCATGATCGGGCCGAAATGGCTCTTGGATCAGGGGCTGAGCCGGCCGGACTTCGCCATCGCCGCCGGCTTCTCCTATCAGATCGTCGTCGCCCACAATGGCTGCCTGCATATGGAAGTGAGCGTGCGCGGCAAGTCGGCGCATGCGGCCACGCCGGAGGCCGGCGTCGATGCGCTCTGGGCGGCGACAGAGATCCTGGGCGCCCTCTACGGGCTCCGCGAAAGCCTCGCGGCCAAGCGTTCGGCCATCGCCGGCATCCGGTCGCCGAGCCTGGTCGTCGGGCTCATCGAGGGCGGCATCAACACCAATGTCGTGCCCGATCTCGTCCGCTTCCGCCTCGACCGGCGCATCATCCCCGAGGAAGCGCCGGTCGAGGCGGAACGCGAGCTCGTCGCTCTGATCCACGAGCGCGCCCACGCCATGCCGGGAATCACCGTCGAGATCCGTCGCCTCTTGGAGGCAAGGCCGCTGGTCCCGAGCCCGGGGCAAGACCGGCTGGTGGAACCGCTCCGCCGGAACGCCGAGGCGGTGTTTGGCGAGACCATCGAAGCCGGCGGGGTACCGCTCTATACCGATGCCCGGCACTACAGCGCCGCCGGCATCCCGACGGTGCTCTACGGCGCCGGACCCCGCAGCATCGCCGATGCCAATGCGCACCGGGCCGATGAGCGCCTCAGCCTCACGGACCTGTTGCGGGCGACCCAGGTGATGGCATTGACCTTGGCCGATTTGCTCAAGGCCTAG
- a CDS encoding HU family DNA-binding protein gives MRSGADRAAGIERRSSPSPIKSRFSRRRGLYSRCIQHSFWRTAVAGEKQAIVTVKHLADTLADKHGQSKKDMKSVMDDLVTLLTKNLKSGAKIRIPGFGVFQVRKRPARMGRNPATGEAIKIKASKKVAFRAAKELKESV, from the coding sequence ATGCGGTCTGGCGCCGACCGAGCGGCCGGCATTGAACGACGATCGTCTCCGAGCCCCATAAAATCTCGTTTTTCTCGACGAAGAGGGTTATACAGCCGTTGTATTCAACACTCATTTTGGAGGACCGCCGTGGCGGGAGAGAAGCAAGCGATTGTCACCGTGAAGCACTTGGCCGATACGCTCGCCGACAAGCACGGGCAGTCGAAGAAAGACATGAAGTCGGTGATGGATGACCTGGTGACGCTCCTCACCAAGAATCTGAAAAGCGGCGCCAAGATCCGCATTCCCGGCTTCGGCGTATTCCAGGTCCGCAAGCGGCCGGCGCGCATGGGCCGCAACCCGGCGACCGGCGAGGCGATCAAGATCAAGGCGAGCAAGAAGGTCGCCTTCCGCGCCGCCAAAGAGCTGAAGGAATCGGTCTAG
- a CDS encoding DUF1194 domain-containing protein, whose protein sequence is MVPSLLARAVARRWLIPLGVALAVLAALPRSATADSVDLVLVVANDVSRSVDDSEFQLERQGYASAMSDPKVLAAIRSGRNQAIAVCMVEWSSASQQKVVVDWAVVRDEATAKAWGAAVVAAPRSCAAFTTIGAGIDFAMEQIARSGFNSDHLVIDVAGDGTNNSGRPVNEARDDAVKAGVTINGLAIINDHPAMPIYAHVQPPGGLDKYYQDNVIGGAGSFVMVVHDFATFASALVSKLVREIAEAPPNDGTPAHAAKIEQ, encoded by the coding sequence ATGGTCCCGTCGCTTCTCGCCCGCGCCGTGGCGCGTAGATGGCTGATCCCGCTCGGCGTGGCTCTGGCGGTTCTTGCGGCGTTGCCGCGGAGCGCCACGGCCGACAGCGTCGACCTCGTCCTCGTCGTCGCCAACGACGTCTCCCGCAGCGTCGACGACAGCGAGTTCCAGCTGGAGCGGCAGGGTTACGCCTCCGCCATGTCCGATCCCAAAGTATTGGCCGCCATCCGTTCGGGCCGCAATCAAGCGATTGCGGTGTGCATGGTCGAGTGGTCGAGCGCCAGCCAGCAGAAGGTTGTGGTCGATTGGGCCGTGGTGCGAGACGAGGCCACCGCCAAGGCATGGGGTGCCGCGGTCGTCGCCGCACCCCGGTCGTGCGCGGCCTTCACCACGATCGGCGCCGGCATCGATTTCGCCATGGAGCAGATCGCCCGCAGCGGCTTCAACAGCGATCATCTGGTCATCGACGTCGCCGGCGACGGCACCAACAATTCCGGGCGGCCGGTGAACGAGGCGCGAGACGATGCGGTCAAGGCGGGCGTCACCATCAATGGGCTCGCCATCATCAACGACCATCCGGCGATGCCGATCTATGCCCATGTGCAGCCGCCGGGCGGGCTCGACAAGTATTACCAGGACAACGTCATCGGCGGGGCGGGCTCATTCGTCATGGTGGTGCACGATTTCGCCACCTTCGCCTCGGCCTTGGTCTCGAAGCTGGTGCGCGAAATCGCCGAAGCGCCGCCCAACGACGGCACGCCTGCGCACGCCGCCAAGATCGAACAATAA
- the phnY gene encoding phosphonoacetaldehyde dehydrogenase → MPSISPSTTCADEDLPLSVQLRTPEPKTSPRHEAMRIAGRRVDRDARIEVFNPYTDAVIGTVPRGTPAEVREAFAIAARYRPKLTRYERQRILMRAAELLIERREAISDLITAECGICKKDSLYEVGRAYDVFHLAGQLAILDDAQTFSCDVTPHGKSRKIFTLRQPLKAISAITPFNHPLNMVAHKVAPSIATNNCMVVKPTELTPLTALALADILYEAGLPPEMLSIVTGLPEEIGDEMITNPAIELITFTGSVRAGKYIAGKAGYRRLVLELGGNDPLIVMADADLERAAELAVTGATKNSGQRCTAVKRILVEDAVGDDFAACVLAKAKKLKCGDPMAPETDVGTVITAAAASLFQRRVVDAVANGAVLLHGNDRSGALFPPTVVDRVPFDAELVREETFGPVIPIIRCRDLDDIIRIANSTAFGLSSGVCTNRLEIITRLIEELEVGTVNVWEVPGYRIEMSPFGGIKDSGLGYKEGVLEAMKSFTNVKTYSLPWPG, encoded by the coding sequence ATGCCTTCGATCTCGCCCTCAACCACGTGCGCTGACGAGGATCTCCCCTTGAGCGTCCAGCTTCGTACACCTGAGCCGAAGACGAGCCCGCGCCACGAAGCCATGCGCATCGCCGGCAGGCGCGTCGATAGGGATGCCCGCATCGAGGTGTTCAATCCCTATACCGACGCCGTCATCGGCACCGTGCCCAGGGGCACGCCGGCCGAGGTGCGCGAGGCCTTCGCCATCGCCGCCCGCTATCGCCCCAAGCTCACCCGCTACGAACGCCAGCGCATTCTCATGCGCGCGGCCGAGCTTCTCATCGAGCGCAGAGAGGCGATCTCCGATCTCATCACCGCCGAGTGCGGCATCTGCAAGAAGGACTCGCTTTACGAGGTCGGGCGCGCCTACGACGTCTTCCATCTGGCGGGTCAGCTTGCGATCCTGGATGACGCCCAGACGTTCTCCTGCGACGTGACGCCCCACGGCAAGAGCCGCAAGATCTTTACGCTCCGCCAGCCGCTGAAGGCGATCAGCGCCATCACGCCCTTCAATCACCCCCTCAACATGGTCGCCCATAAGGTGGCGCCCTCGATCGCCACCAACAATTGCATGGTGGTGAAGCCGACGGAGCTGACGCCGCTCACCGCGCTGGCGCTCGCCGACATTCTCTACGAGGCGGGTCTGCCGCCGGAGATGCTGTCGATCGTGACCGGCCTCCCTGAGGAGATCGGCGACGAGATGATCACCAATCCGGCGATCGAGCTCATCACCTTCACCGGCAGCGTGCGCGCGGGCAAGTACATAGCCGGCAAGGCGGGCTATCGGCGCCTGGTGCTGGAGCTCGGCGGCAACGATCCCTTGATCGTCATGGCGGATGCCGATCTCGAGCGGGCGGCCGAGCTGGCCGTCACCGGCGCCACCAAGAATTCCGGCCAACGCTGCACCGCGGTGAAGCGCATCCTGGTCGAGGACGCCGTTGGTGATGATTTTGCCGCCTGCGTGCTGGCCAAGGCCAAGAAGTTGAAATGCGGCGATCCCATGGCCCCGGAAACCGATGTCGGCACCGTCATCACCGCCGCGGCGGCGAGCCTGTTTCAGAGGCGGGTGGTCGATGCGGTCGCCAACGGCGCCGTGCTCCTCCACGGCAACGACCGGAGCGGCGCCTTGTTTCCGCCGACGGTGGTCGACCGCGTACCTTTCGATGCGGAGCTGGTGCGCGAGGAGACCTTCGGCCCGGTCATTCCGATCATCCGCTGCCGGGACCTCGACGACATCATCCGCATCGCCAACTCGACCGCTTTCGGCCTGTCCTCGGGGGTATGCACGAATCGCCTCGAGATCATCACGCGGCTCATCGAGGAGCTCGAGGTCGGCACGGTCAACGTGTGGGAAGTTCCGGGCTATCGCATCGAGATGTCGCCCTTCGGCGGCATCAAGGATTCGGGCCTCGGCTACAAGGAAGGGGTGCTCGAGGCGATGAAGAGCTTCACCAACGTGAAGACCTACTCGCTGCCCTGGCCCGGCTGA
- the phnA gene encoding phosphonoacetate hydrolase has translation MSDRHAKSEIAVNGRSYRMPEQPVVVVCVDGSEPGYIERAVEAGLAPFFQRMLRSGTNRLADCVVPSFTNPNNLSIVTGAPPAVHGICGNYFYDRAADAEVMMNDPGLLRADTIFKHFQAAGARIAIVTAKDKLRRLLGHGLMLGPGRACSFSAETAAGANLAEHGIEGVLELVGLPEPGVYSADLSEFVFAAGVKLMELDRPDLMYLSTTDYIQHKHAPGTPVANDFYRMMDGYLARLDALGAVIVLTADHGMNAKHDSAGAPDVLYLQDLFDAWYGKGKTRVILPITDPYVVHHGALGSFATAYFNDAGAVADAIGRLGRRDGIELALGREDASRRFELPADRLGDVVVVSTRHKVLGTSHDRHDLSQLKEPLRSHGGISEQRVPLIANRPMQLASDRRLRNFDAFDLALNHVR, from the coding sequence ATGAGCGACCGTCACGCTAAATCTGAGATCGCCGTCAACGGGCGGTCCTACCGAATGCCGGAGCAGCCGGTCGTCGTCGTGTGTGTCGACGGCTCCGAGCCGGGCTATATCGAACGGGCAGTCGAGGCGGGATTGGCGCCGTTTTTCCAGCGCATGCTCCGCTCCGGCACGAACCGGCTCGCCGATTGCGTGGTGCCGAGCTTCACCAATCCCAACAACCTCTCGATTGTGACCGGCGCGCCGCCGGCGGTGCACGGCATTTGCGGCAACTACTTCTATGACCGCGCGGCCGATGCCGAAGTGATGATGAACGACCCCGGCCTGCTCCGCGCCGACACCATCTTCAAGCACTTCCAGGCGGCGGGCGCCCGCATCGCCATCGTCACCGCCAAGGACAAGCTCCGCCGGCTGCTCGGCCACGGCCTCATGCTGGGTCCCGGCCGCGCCTGCAGCTTCTCCGCCGAGACCGCCGCCGGCGCCAATTTGGCCGAGCACGGCATCGAGGGCGTGCTCGAACTCGTCGGCCTGCCTGAGCCCGGCGTCTACAGCGCGGATCTGAGCGAGTTCGTCTTTGCCGCCGGGGTCAAGCTCATGGAGCTGGACCGCCCCGATCTCATGTATCTCTCGACCACCGACTACATCCAGCACAAGCACGCGCCCGGCACCCCCGTCGCCAACGACTTCTACCGCATGATGGACGGCTACCTCGCGCGCCTGGATGCGCTGGGTGCGGTCATCGTGCTCACCGCCGATCACGGCATGAACGCCAAGCACGATTCCGCCGGCGCCCCGGACGTCCTCTATCTGCAGGATCTGTTCGATGCCTGGTATGGCAAAGGCAAGACTCGGGTGATCCTGCCGATCACCGATCCCTATGTCGTGCATCACGGGGCGTTGGGCTCGTTCGCCACCGCGTATTTCAACGATGCCGGCGCCGTCGCCGACGCCATCGGCCGGCTGGGCCGGCGGGACGGGATCGAGCTGGCGCTCGGGCGCGAGGATGCCAGCCGGCGCTTCGAGCTGCCGGCGGACCGGCTGGGCGATGTGGTCGTCGTCTCGACCCGGCACAAGGTGCTGGGCACCAGCCACGATCGCCACGACCTCTCGCAGCTGAAGGAGCCGCTCCGCTCCCATGGCGGCATCTCCGAGCAGCGGGTTCCGCTCATCGCCAACCGCCCGATGCAGCTTGCTTCCGACCGTCGATTGCGCAATTTCGATGCCTTCGATCTCGCCCTCAACCACGTGCGCTGA
- a CDS encoding 2-aminoethylphosphonate--pyruvate transaminase, with the protein MSTAPPRAASETGDSLLLTPGPLTTSATVKQAMLHDWGSRDAAFIRINREVLERLTELAGATGTYTTVPLQGSGTFAVEAMLTTFVPRKGGKVLLLVNGAYGKRAARICDIAGLDHAVQETAENVPPSPAALATRLEAEPGITHVFVVHCETTSGILNPLAEIAQVVRRFGRRLLVDAMSAFGAIAIDARRLGFEALAASSNKCLEGVPGMGFVICRKETLAAASGNARTLSLDLHDQWAALEKTEQWRFTPPIHVIVALHQALAEHRAEGGIAGRCQRYTGNCRRLVDGMRRMGFHTLLPDGLQAPIIVTFRTPADPRFVFQAFYDRLKERGYVIYPGKLTVADSFRIGCIGRIGAEHMDGALQAIDAVLTEMGVRRRAPLAA; encoded by the coding sequence ATGTCGACCGCCCCACCGCGTGCCGCCTCCGAGACCGGCGATTCTCTGCTGCTGACGCCGGGCCCGCTCACCACCTCGGCCACGGTCAAGCAGGCGATGCTGCATGATTGGGGCTCCCGCGATGCGGCCTTCATCCGCATCAACCGCGAGGTTCTGGAGCGCTTGACCGAGCTTGCGGGCGCCACCGGCACCTACACGACGGTGCCGCTCCAGGGCAGCGGCACCTTTGCGGTCGAGGCCATGCTCACCACCTTCGTGCCACGCAAGGGCGGCAAGGTGCTGCTCTTGGTCAATGGCGCCTATGGCAAACGGGCGGCCAGGATCTGTGACATCGCCGGGCTGGATCATGCCGTTCAGGAGACGGCCGAGAACGTGCCGCCGAGCCCGGCGGCGCTCGCCACGCGGCTCGAGGCCGAGCCCGGCATCACCCATGTCTTCGTCGTCCATTGCGAGACGACGAGCGGCATTCTCAATCCGCTGGCCGAGATCGCCCAGGTCGTTCGGCGCTTCGGCCGCCGGCTCCTGGTCGACGCCATGAGCGCCTTCGGAGCAATCGCGATCGACGCGCGCCGGCTGGGATTCGAGGCGCTGGCGGCCTCCAGCAACAAGTGCCTGGAAGGCGTGCCCGGCATGGGCTTCGTCATCTGCCGCAAGGAGACGCTGGCGGCCGCTTCCGGCAATGCGCGCACGCTCAGCCTCGATCTCCATGACCAGTGGGCGGCGTTGGAGAAGACCGAGCAATGGCGGTTCACCCCGCCGATCCATGTGATCGTGGCGCTGCACCAAGCCTTGGCCGAACACCGCGCCGAAGGCGGGATTGCCGGGCGCTGTCAGCGCTACACCGGCAATTGCCGGCGGCTCGTCGACGGCATGCGCCGCATGGGCTTTCACACCTTGCTGCCCGACGGGCTGCAGGCGCCCATTATCGTCACCTTCCGCACCCCGGCCGATCCCAGATTCGTGTTCCAAGCCTTTTATGATCGGCTGAAGGAGCGCGGCTACGTGATCTATCCGGGCAAGCTCACGGTGGCCGACAGCTTCCGCATCGGCTGCATCGGCCGCATCGGGGCGGAGCACATGGACGGCGCACTGCAGGCGATCGATGCCGTGCTCACGGAAATGGGGGTCAGGCGCCGCGCCCCCCTCGCCGCATGA
- a CDS encoding LysR family transcriptional regulator — MEYTELRAFHLVAQERSFTRAARAIGVTQPTLSQQVKALEERYGVRLLERRGRATELTELGQGLFAITGRLRAVEEEAQAFLSGSEALTRGHLNVSADSAYHAVPILARLRRLHPALTFSINIGNSDEVLAELLAARADVAVMAKSTSDARLHSQLFRQDRLVLFVSSGHPWARRRGIRLAELAGEAMVLRERGSITREVFERALVDAAIMPGTIMDVQTREGVREAVAAGFGVGVVFESEFGRDDRVHRLAIADAPLAVGEYVVCLQQRRRLALVRAFLEAAEAVALELGRGAV; from the coding sequence ATGGAATACACCGAGCTTCGCGCCTTCCATCTGGTGGCGCAGGAACGGAGCTTCACCCGGGCGGCCCGCGCCATCGGCGTCACACAGCCCACGCTTTCCCAGCAGGTGAAGGCGCTGGAGGAGCGCTATGGCGTGCGCCTGCTCGAGCGCCGCGGCCGGGCGACCGAGCTGACCGAGCTCGGCCAAGGCCTCTTTGCCATCACCGGCCGCCTGCGCGCGGTCGAGGAGGAGGCCCAGGCCTTTCTCTCGGGTTCCGAGGCGCTGACCCGCGGCCATCTCAATGTGAGCGCCGACAGCGCCTACCATGCCGTGCCGATCCTGGCGCGCTTGCGGCGGCTGCATCCCGCGCTCACCTTCTCGATCAACATCGGCAATTCGGACGAAGTGCTGGCCGAGCTCCTGGCGGCGCGGGCGGATGTCGCCGTCATGGCCAAGTCGACCTCGGATGCGCGGCTGCATTCGCAGCTGTTTCGCCAGGACCGGCTGGTGCTGTTCGTATCGAGCGGTCACCCCTGGGCGCGGCGCCGGGGCATCCGCCTGGCCGAGCTCGCCGGCGAAGCGATGGTGCTGAGGGAGCGCGGCTCCATCACCCGCGAGGTGTTCGAGCGGGCGCTCGTGGATGCGGCGATCATGCCCGGCACCATCATGGACGTGCAGACCCGCGAGGGCGTGCGCGAGGCGGTGGCGGCCGGATTCGGCGTCGGCGTGGTGTTCGAAAGCGAGTTCGGCCGTGATGACCGCGTGCACCGGCTCGCCATCGCCGATGCGCCGCTCGCCGTGGGTGAATATGTCGTTTGCCTGCAGCAGCGCCGGCGCCTGGCCTTGGTCCGGGCCTTCCTGGAGGCCGCTGAGGCGGTGGCGCTCGAACTCGGCAGGGGAGCAGTATGA
- a CDS encoding glutathione S-transferase family protein — translation MSPPDAPRPPNLFGAAYSVYVRIVRLALEEKGVPYDLEEVDIFAPSGVPSAYLDRHPFGRIPAFEHQGFRLYETNAITRYVDAAFPGPPLQPRGIRERARMDQIVSVLDNYAYRTLVWDIFVERVRLPQQGRVSDEEKIRAALPRAKACFEALDRLREEHPFLAGPELSLADLYAAPMLAYFAKAPEGAALLLKFPHLSRWWEQIRQRPSMAATRSSLE, via the coding sequence ATGAGCCCGCCGGACGCTCCTCGACCGCCCAACCTCTTCGGCGCTGCCTACAGCGTCTATGTGCGCATCGTCAGGCTGGCGCTGGAAGAGAAAGGGGTGCCCTACGACCTCGAGGAGGTCGATATCTTCGCCCCCAGTGGGGTGCCTTCGGCCTATCTGGACCGCCATCCTTTCGGCCGCATCCCCGCATTCGAGCATCAAGGCTTCCGCCTGTACGAGACCAACGCCATCACCCGCTATGTGGACGCGGCCTTTCCCGGGCCCCCGCTGCAGCCGAGGGGGATCCGCGAGCGGGCGCGGATGGACCAGATCGTGAGCGTCCTCGACAACTACGCCTATCGGACCTTGGTGTGGGACATCTTCGTCGAGCGGGTCCGGCTGCCCCAGCAGGGCCGCGTGTCCGACGAGGAGAAGATCAGGGCCGCCTTGCCGAGGGCGAAGGCCTGCTTCGAGGCCTTGGATCGCCTGAGGGAAGAGCATCCCTTTCTGGCCGGGCCGGAGCTGAGCTTGGCCGATCTCTACGCCGCACCGATGCTGGCCTATTTTGCCAAGGCACCGGAGGGGGCGGCGCTCCTGTTAAAATTTCCTCATCTCTCTCGGTGGTGGGAGCAGATCCGGCAACGCCCGAGCATGGCGGCGACGCGATCGTCCTTGGAGTAG
- a CDS encoding MMPL family transporter: protein MLTPILIALVDFSRRWAAALALAALVATLALGDYVAGHIAIDTDVAKLIADDLPWRQREAAFDKAFPQFTDLIAVVIDARTPDQADAAVSALAQRLTATPGLFRSVRVPDGDAFFRRNGLLFLPSDEVASVIEQMIEAQPLIGTLAADPSLRGLMEAFSLALEGAERGETSLESLRRPLAAIDATVAAAIAGASDRLSWQTLLTGREAAPRERRRFVLVQPMLDFGELAPGGKPSTAIREAARSLELTPEHGVRVRLTGPVPLGDEEFASVAEGAVQSSTISVALVCLLLFLALRSPGLVLAVLATLLTGLAATAAFALAAVGNLNVISIAFAVLFVGLGVDFSIQFVVRYRDERHRSDDLALALRNTAAGVGPALGLAATAASIGFLSFTPTEYAGVRELGWIAGFGMIVAFLFNMALLPALIALVRPNGEKAPVGYAWAVGIDRFLLARRRSVLSLAGALALGCLALMPSVRFDFDPLNLKDPRSESVATLHELMGDPTTTPYTMNVLVAGPAAAPAMAERLRRLSEVAEVVSVMSFVPEDQEAKLALIADAAMLIGPSLSAPAERPKPTAAETRRAVAETARKLTGAAAKASDASAAQAAQLLERAAASDAATLARVEAALVGGLPRQLANLALALEAAPVTLENLPPALVREWVAQDGRARLEAFPSGDMRSNAALEGFVAAVQSVAPAATGTPVVIVESGHTIVSAFRTAGRIATAAIALLLAIVLRRPRDVLLVLAPLFLAGLLTMATGVLLDLPLNYANVITLPLLLGIGVAFDVYFVLNWRAGTEHPLASATARAVLFSAGTTTVAFGGLALSHHVGTAEMGLLLTMGLGYTVATTLLVLPALLGPPPLTSAHD, encoded by the coding sequence ATGCTGACCCCGATCCTGATCGCGCTCGTCGATTTTTCCCGGCGCTGGGCAGCGGCGCTGGCGCTCGCGGCGCTCGTGGCGACGCTGGCGCTCGGCGACTATGTCGCCGGCCACATCGCCATCGACACCGATGTTGCCAAGCTGATCGCCGACGATCTGCCGTGGCGCCAACGTGAGGCGGCCTTCGACAAGGCTTTCCCGCAATTCACCGACCTCATCGCCGTGGTCATCGACGCACGCACGCCCGATCAGGCCGATGCGGCGGTAAGTGCGCTCGCCCAGAGGCTGACGGCGACGCCGGGACTGTTCCGCAGCGTGCGTGTGCCCGACGGCGACGCGTTCTTCCGGCGCAACGGATTGCTGTTTCTGCCAAGTGACGAAGTGGCCTCGGTCATCGAGCAGATGATCGAGGCACAGCCCTTGATCGGCACGCTCGCGGCCGATCCGAGCTTGCGGGGCCTCATGGAGGCCTTCTCCCTGGCGCTCGAAGGCGCGGAGCGGGGCGAGACCTCGCTCGAGAGCTTGCGGCGTCCGCTCGCCGCGATCGATGCGACCGTTGCGGCTGCGATCGCCGGCGCTTCCGATCGGCTCTCCTGGCAGACGCTGCTCACCGGACGCGAAGCCGCACCCCGGGAGCGTCGACGCTTCGTCTTGGTGCAGCCGATGCTCGATTTCGGCGAATTGGCGCCGGGCGGCAAGCCGAGTACGGCCATCAGGGAGGCGGCGCGATCCCTGGAGCTGACGCCGGAGCACGGGGTGAGGGTGCGCTTGACCGGGCCGGTGCCCTTGGGTGACGAGGAGTTCGCCAGCGTCGCCGAAGGTGCGGTGCAATCGAGCACGATATCCGTGGCGCTGGTGTGCCTGCTCTTGTTCCTGGCACTCCGATCGCCGGGTCTCGTGCTGGCGGTGCTCGCCACGCTCTTGACCGGCCTTGCCGCCACCGCCGCCTTCGCTCTCGCCGCGGTGGGCAATCTCAACGTCATTTCCATCGCCTTCGCGGTGCTGTTCGTCGGCCTTGGCGTCGACTTCTCCATCCAGTTCGTGGTGCGCTATCGCGACGAGCGCCATCGCAGCGATGATCTGGCCCTTGCCTTGCGCAACACGGCCGCCGGCGTCGGCCCGGCGCTCGGCCTCGCCGCGACGGCGGCTTCCATCGGCTTTCTCTCTTTCACGCCGACCGAGTATGCGGGCGTGCGCGAGCTCGGCTGGATTGCCGGTTTCGGCATGATCGTCGCCTTCCTCTTCAACATGGCGCTGCTGCCGGCCTTGATCGCGCTCGTCCGCCCCAACGGCGAGAAGGCGCCGGTCGGTTATGCCTGGGCGGTCGGGATCGATCGGTTTCTGCTCGCCCGGCGCCGATCGGTCTTGAGCCTCGCCGGCGCGCTCGCTCTTGGTTGCTTGGCGCTCATGCCTTCGGTCAGGTTCGATTTCGACCCGCTCAACCTCAAGGATCCACGTTCCGAATCGGTCGCCACCCTGCACGAGCTCATGGGCGATCCGACGACCACGCCCTACACGATGAACGTGCTGGTGGCCGGACCGGCCGCGGCGCCGGCCATGGCCGAGCGCCTGCGGAGGCTTTCCGAGGTGGCGGAGGTGGTCTCGGTCATGAGCTTCGTGCCGGAAGACCAGGAGGCGAAGCTGGCGCTCATTGCCGATGCTGCGATGCTGATCGGGCCGTCGCTGTCGGCGCCGGCCGAGCGCCCCAAGCCGACCGCCGCCGAGACCCGCAGGGCGGTGGCGGAGACCGCTCGGAAGCTCACCGGGGCCGCGGCGAAGGCCTCCGATGCGTCCGCCGCCCAAGCCGCCCAGCTCCTCGAACGCGCAGCGGCCAGCGATGCGGCCACGCTCGCCCGGGTGGAGGCGGCGCTGGTCGGCGGCTTGCCTCGCCAGCTCGCCAATCTGGCGCTGGCCCTGGAGGCGGCCCCGGTCACGCTCGAGAACCTGCCGCCCGCTCTGGTGAGGGAATGGGTGGCACAAGATGGCCGAGCGCGCCTCGAGGCCTTTCCCTCCGGCGACATGCGCTCGAATGCCGCGCTCGAGGGTTTCGTTGCGGCCGTACAGAGCGTGGCCCCGGCGGCCACCGGCACGCCCGTGGTCATCGTCGAATCCGGCCACACCATCGTGAGTGCCTTCCGCACCGCCGGCCGGATCGCCACCGCAGCGATCGCGCTCTTGCTTGCGATCGTCTTGAGACGGCCGCGGGACGTGCTCCTGGTCTTGGCACCCCTGTTCCTGGCCGGGCTGCTCACCATGGCGACGGGCGTGCTCCTCGACCTGCCGCTCAACTATGCGAACGTCATTACCTTGCCGCTTCTGCTGGGCATCGGCGTTGCCTTCGATGTCTATTTCGTCTTGAACTGGCGCGCCGGAACCGAGCATCCGCTCGCCTCCGCCACGGCGCGCGCCGTCTTGTTCAGCGCCGGCACCACGACCGTCGCCTTCGGCGGCCTGGCGCTGTCGCACCATGTCGGCACCGCCGAGATGGGCCTCCTGTTGACCATGGGGCTCGGCTACACGGTGGCGACCACGCTCCTCGTGCTGCCGGCGTTGCTGGGGCCACCGCCACTGACTTCCGCCCATGACTGA
- a CDS encoding DUF2283 domain-containing protein, with amino-acid sequence MTDGLAPIIYDPATDCMYIKLREGAGFDSRVDDARDLIVDLGEDGEPVGYDIQHASEHPDVVAEALRHMRRQVRQRATE; translated from the coding sequence ATGACTGACGGCCTTGCGCCAATCATCTACGACCCGGCGACAGACTGCATGTATATCAAGCTACGGGAAGGGGCGGGCTTCGACAGTCGCGTGGACGATGCTCGAGATCTTATTGTCGACCTGGGTGAAGATGGTGAGCCGGTCGGGTACGACATCCAACACGCATCCGAGCATCCCGACGTCGTAGCAGAAGCCCTCAGGCACATGCGTCGTCAAGTGCGACAGCGCGCAACCGAATAG